Proteins from one Pantoea cypripedii genomic window:
- a CDS encoding tetratricopeptide repeat protein — translation MEDTSAHPADGKADNNGLSGINVGQNMLDSLYTCAWNLYQQSKLDESLSLFNYLCMLRPLNKDYLIGVAAIYQLKKKYRRAIEFYMAASVLVENDSRPILQAGYCYLMIKKKSRARECFDIVCNAHGDPQLKLIAQGYLNAMDNPPEESH, via the coding sequence ATGGAAGATACTTCGGCCCATCCAGCGGATGGGAAAGCGGATAATAATGGCCTGTCCGGGATAAATGTCGGCCAGAATATGCTTGATAGTCTGTACACTTGTGCCTGGAATCTATATCAGCAATCTAAATTAGATGAATCGCTTTCCTTGTTTAACTATCTATGCATGCTAAGACCACTGAATAAAGATTATCTGATTGGTGTGGCTGCAATTTATCAACTAAAGAAAAAATATCGACGCGCTATTGAGTTTTATATGGCGGCATCCGTGCTGGTTGAAAATGATTCCCGCCCTATATTGCAAGCCGGATATTGTTATTTAATGATTAAGAAAAAGTCCAGGGCGCGAGAATGTTTTGACATAGTCTGCAATGCGCATGGTGATCCCCAGTTAAAACTCATCGCGCAGGGTTATCTCAACGCGATGGACAATCCCCCAGAAGAAAGTCATTAA
- a CDS encoding EscU/YscU/HrcU family type III secretion system export apparatus switch protein, with the protein MNQSKTELPTLKKKRDAAKRGQVLKSKDITTTINLVVVMSYLFYFFNGLDETLHFLLTTLPTVNSINSHAWLRTLMMVLVQPTLVLLVVTLVSSIVPSLLQSRFVIATQALKIDFKRMDPVAGFKRIFSVRTLLNTLKSLLYVAAVGCVSWLGYHEVIHSLLTGVNATSLKSVIALCERVFLSTLLAVLITCGLIAILDFLLEYFHYIKELMMTRQEVKKEHTEQNGKPEIKSKRRELHQEILNEDIKKNVRDSQVLLANPTHIAIGIYFNLSLSPYPFVSLVQSGAAAQAVLKYASEIGKPIYRDKKLVREMYKTVKPYTFLHWKWFDALLTALRWLEEVENQYISIDDEVHEKK; encoded by the coding sequence ATGAACCAAAGCAAAACTGAACTCCCCACACTGAAAAAAAAGCGTGATGCGGCAAAGCGTGGGCAGGTACTGAAAAGTAAAGATATCACCACCACCATCAATTTGGTTGTAGTGATGAGTTATTTATTTTATTTCTTTAATGGGTTAGATGAAACCCTGCACTTCCTGCTTACCACATTACCCACCGTTAATAGTATTAACAGTCATGCATGGCTCCGTACCTTAATGATGGTATTGGTGCAACCAACGCTGGTGTTGCTCGTGGTGACTCTGGTGTCATCAATCGTTCCATCATTGTTGCAGAGTCGCTTCGTCATCGCTACACAGGCGCTGAAGATCGACTTCAAACGTATGGATCCTGTTGCGGGTTTTAAACGAATTTTTTCAGTGCGCACGTTACTTAATACGCTGAAGTCTTTGCTGTATGTGGCTGCAGTAGGATGCGTGAGTTGGCTGGGTTATCACGAGGTAATCCACTCTTTACTGACTGGGGTTAACGCCACAAGTCTGAAGTCCGTCATTGCTTTATGTGAAAGAGTTTTCCTTTCAACGTTGTTAGCGGTTTTAATTACCTGCGGTCTGATTGCTATTCTTGACTTCCTGCTGGAGTATTTCCATTACATCAAAGAGCTGATGATGACCCGCCAGGAGGTCAAAAAGGAACATACTGAACAAAATGGTAAGCCGGAAATAAAAAGCAAACGCCGTGAACTGCATCAGGAAATATTAAATGAAGATATTAAGAAGAATGTCCGTGATTCGCAGGTTCTGCTGGCTAACCCTACTCATATAGCAATTGGCATTTATTTTAACCTATCTTTATCGCCCTATCCATTTGTTTCACTGGTTCAAAGTGGAGCCGCAGCACAGGCTGTTTTGAAGTATGCCAGTGAAATTGGGAAACCGATATACCGGGATAAGAAGTTAGTCAGAGAGATGTATAAAACGGTAAAACCTTATACGTTCCTGCACTGGAAATGGTTTGATGCATTACTAACGGCATTACGATGGTTAGAGGAAGTTGAAAATCAATATATTTCTATCGATGACGAGGTTCATGAGAAAAAATAG
- the sctT gene encoding type III secretion system export apparatus subunit SctT produces the protein MSVMPLEWLYALAVFYLRVLPMFLVIPLFQGHWLTHSMIKNCLIVMLGLAFIPHIQPALPDIAHHLIRTAVTEVALGLLIAFPVGLPFWVANVAGQFVDNQRGATISSTFDPNSGVDSSTLSSWFNFYCCVVFVAGNGFIHLCNLLLESYALFPPGEPVDFSMIRIASFIALLDLAIVKGIILVSPVLITLFLTDILLAVLYRYTPQLNPFMLALSLKSLIAFSVLLLFYNPVFATTFQQIIDGIMPLEYYFLLP, from the coding sequence ATGTCTGTTATGCCGCTGGAATGGCTCTACGCATTGGCCGTATTTTATCTGCGTGTACTGCCCATGTTTTTAGTCATTCCGTTGTTTCAGGGCCACTGGTTGACGCATAGCATGATAAAAAACTGCCTGATTGTTATGCTGGGTCTGGCGTTTATTCCTCATATCCAACCTGCATTACCGGACATTGCCCATCATTTGATACGTACGGCGGTAACGGAGGTGGCGCTTGGCCTGCTGATTGCTTTCCCTGTGGGACTCCCCTTTTGGGTTGCTAATGTGGCCGGTCAGTTTGTTGACAATCAGCGTGGTGCAACCATCAGTAGTACTTTTGATCCGAATAGTGGCGTCGATTCGTCCACATTGTCCAGCTGGTTTAATTTCTATTGTTGCGTGGTGTTTGTCGCGGGGAATGGTTTCATTCATCTTTGCAATTTACTGCTGGAAAGTTATGCGCTATTCCCTCCGGGTGAACCTGTTGATTTCTCGATGATCAGGATTGCAAGTTTCATTGCGTTACTGGACCTCGCTATCGTTAAGGGAATTATCCTGGTTTCACCCGTATTGATTACTTTATTTCTTACCGACATTCTGCTGGCCGTATTGTATCGCTATACTCCACAGCTCAACCCATTTATGTTGGCCTTATCATTAAAAAGCCTTATCGCTTTTTCCGTTTTGTTACTGTTTTATAACCCGGTTTTTGCAACGACCTTTCAGCAGATTATTGATGGCATTATGCCACTTGAATATTATTTCCTTCTCCCATGA
- the sctS gene encoding type III secretion system export apparatus subunit SctS, with the protein MTEISYVSNKAIWLILVLSAWPVIVATMVGLIVAVIQTVTQIQEQTLSFGIKLIAVSVCLFQLSGWMSQVIMNYANELFTLISQR; encoded by the coding sequence ATGACGGAAATCAGTTACGTCAGTAATAAAGCCATCTGGCTGATACTGGTGCTTTCAGCATGGCCAGTTATTGTCGCAACAATGGTAGGGCTTATCGTTGCTGTTATCCAGACCGTTACACAGATTCAGGAGCAAACGTTGTCATTCGGCATTAAGTTGATTGCCGTTTCCGTGTGTCTGTTTCAGCTTTCCGGCTGGATGTCGCAGGTAATAATGAATTATGCCAATGAGTTATTTACATTAATTAGTCAGCGTTAG
- a CDS encoding EscR/YscR/HrcR family type III secretion system export apparatus protein has protein sequence MNDAALILTLSLAATLPFLIAGGTCFIKFSIVFALVRNALGIQQIPSNLTLNGLALILTLFVMVPVVKPVITWVDNNPVSYSDAASLQGLMNEGTKSYRDYLTRFADPALTTYFTNIWQKRDKEAAPATGSAYEQPEPSIFALLPAYALTEIKDAFEIGFYIYLPFIVIDILVSNILLALGMMMMSPVTISLPIKLVLFVAVDGWAKVVKGTLTKYLEMS, from the coding sequence ATGAACGATGCGGCGCTCATATTAACGCTTTCACTGGCCGCTACGCTGCCTTTTCTGATCGCTGGGGGTACCTGCTTTATTAAATTCAGCATCGTATTCGCGCTGGTGCGCAATGCTTTGGGGATTCAGCAGATTCCCAGTAACCTGACGCTTAATGGTCTGGCACTGATCCTGACCCTGTTTGTCATGGTACCGGTGGTGAAGCCGGTCATAACATGGGTAGATAACAACCCTGTTAGTTACAGTGATGCTGCCTCATTACAGGGATTGATGAATGAGGGGACGAAAAGTTATCGCGATTATCTGACCCGGTTTGCTGATCCAGCCCTGACGACGTATTTCACTAACATCTGGCAAAAGCGGGATAAAGAAGCAGCCCCTGCGACGGGTTCTGCTTATGAACAACCGGAACCTTCAATATTCGCGTTATTGCCAGCGTATGCTTTAACGGAAATTAAAGATGCTTTTGAAATCGGTTTCTACATTTACCTTCCTTTTATCGTAATCGACATTTTAGTGTCCAACATTTTGCTGGCACTTGGCATGATGATGATGAGTCCAGTCACGATTTCTCTACCGATCAAACTAGTGCTATTCGTGGCAGTCGATGGCTGGGCGAAAGTTGTGAAAGGCACATTGACCAAATACCTGGAGATGTCATGA
- a CDS encoding FliM/FliN family flagellar motor switch protein, whose translation MKNKQRLPPRVPVMSLTHWHLMYKQKCSRGSWPQGDGDILLLHRSEEVRPLRLFLSAHTMAQHIFSPASPPDTLLMDCHLRQALVKQHLEKAEFELSGCTWSLAQITLATKAEGAPETLVNWCYGLPTSLGPAALCMDDNPEIALPGPTTRQARGGYPWWWLPLQCRVGWSSLTLSQLRGLGKGDLVMITRQQQYLTLSGNKIGQWQFDKRGIILERLDNDDEWMFADEQQHHAEEKPQDTLAEFALKDVELMLEVSLGKAAMPLAQAVELQAGDFVPLASGGLKGTRLLLGNQTVAKGELVEIDGQLGVILDHIFFRPEESQ comes from the coding sequence GTGAAGAATAAGCAGCGATTACCTCCCCGCGTGCCAGTCATGAGCCTCACCCACTGGCATCTGATGTATAAACAAAAATGTTCCCGGGGAAGCTGGCCACAAGGTGACGGAGACATCTTGTTGTTACATAGATCTGAGGAAGTGAGGCCACTGCGTCTTTTTCTGTCCGCCCACACCATGGCTCAGCACATTTTTTCTCCTGCATCGCCGCCAGACACGTTATTGATGGACTGCCATCTTAGACAGGCGTTGGTTAAGCAGCATCTCGAAAAAGCGGAATTTGAACTGTCCGGCTGTACCTGGTCGCTGGCACAAATAACCCTGGCAACCAAAGCAGAGGGGGCACCAGAAACGCTGGTTAACTGGTGCTATGGCCTACCCACCAGTCTCGGCCCGGCTGCTTTATGTATGGATGACAATCCGGAAATCGCTCTTCCCGGCCCGACAACACGACAGGCCAGGGGCGGATATCCCTGGTGGTGGCTACCACTGCAATGCCGGGTGGGATGGTCATCTCTGACGCTCAGCCAGCTGCGCGGACTAGGAAAAGGTGATTTGGTGATGATTACCCGGCAACAACAGTATCTGACGTTGTCGGGAAACAAAATTGGGCAATGGCAGTTTGATAAAAGAGGGATCATTTTGGAACGTCTGGATAATGATGATGAATGGATGTTTGCTGATGAACAACAGCACCATGCGGAAGAAAAACCGCAAGACACGCTGGCTGAGTTTGCCTTGAAGGATGTGGAATTGATGCTGGAGGTCTCGCTGGGTAAAGCTGCGATGCCATTGGCTCAGGCGGTGGAGTTACAGGCAGGTGATTTTGTTCCTCTCGCTAGCGGAGGTCTGAAAGGGACAAGACTTTTGCTGGGTAATCAGACTGTGGCGAAAGGTGAGTTGGTCGAAATTGACGGGCAGCTTGGCGTCATTCTGGATCACATCTTTTTCCGTCCAGAGGAATCGCAGTAA
- a CDS encoding EscV/YscV/HrcV family type III secretion system export apparatus protein has translation MLNKLGFSTFIKPELAIVTLIGMVIAMLIIPLPPRLIDFLIGLNIALALLIFLSSLYVNDLIQFSTFPAVLLISTLFRLALSISTSRLILLDGYAGEVVSTFGQFVIGGSLAVGVVIFFIVTIVQFIVITKGSERVAEVCARFSLDGMPGKQMSIDGDLKANTLTSEQATAKRKRLEQESQLFGSMDGAMRFVKGDAIAGLLIILVNFVGGILIAQHSYGLSFSEALDIYTMLTIGDGLVAQIPALLISIGAGFVVTRVNDDNKNLGASIVLQLFSNTFVMGGACVMIFIVGLLPGFPLVVFGSLAAMLGLIMLIKRDGKFKSQLVTGLQRAGLMRTDEEIKAEKEAQEKTEEQAEGQLFPETIPVMLVMAQQTYQWLNQPEHMAWFRQAFFLEFGIPLPRTELLAKEGVVEGTVKLLIHEIDVDHVQVLQGQHRILSIEQLPLLESLEIPATRLERTPPQFWCHEEHASQLAQLNIQTRNSREEIYRLMSRGLSRLVNEYFGIQDTKEMLDKIDSKAPELMKEVYRNATVQRISEIFQRLISEGISLRNNKIILETIAQHAGKEKDNLALTELVRGRLARYISNKYQHRGLIRCVMMTQGVEEEIRRNIKTSGSGTSFNMEPGQMEEIFSLFSSAIAETAFAADELVIMCSMDIRRFVKKLLENKFTDLDVLSWQEISDHSQLQILATV, from the coding sequence GTGCTGAATAAACTCGGCTTCTCTACGTTCATCAAACCAGAACTCGCCATTGTCACGTTGATTGGTATGGTCATTGCAATGTTGATCATTCCTTTACCGCCGCGGCTTATTGATTTCCTGATAGGCCTGAATATTGCGCTGGCGTTACTCATCTTCCTGAGTTCACTGTATGTCAATGACCTCATTCAGTTTTCTACTTTTCCGGCAGTTTTATTAATCAGCACCTTATTTCGTCTGGCGCTTTCTATCAGTACCAGCCGATTGATCCTGCTGGATGGTTACGCTGGAGAAGTGGTTTCAACCTTTGGGCAGTTCGTCATTGGCGGGAGTTTAGCCGTCGGCGTGGTGATCTTTTTTATCGTTACTATCGTGCAATTTATCGTTATTACCAAAGGTTCGGAGCGTGTGGCAGAGGTTTGTGCGCGTTTCTCACTGGATGGTATGCCCGGTAAGCAGATGAGTATTGATGGTGATCTTAAAGCTAACACGCTGACTTCCGAGCAAGCGACCGCCAAGCGTAAGCGTCTGGAGCAGGAAAGCCAGCTGTTTGGTTCTATGGATGGCGCGATGCGTTTCGTTAAAGGAGACGCTATTGCTGGTTTATTGATTATCCTGGTTAACTTCGTCGGTGGAATTTTGATTGCCCAGCACTCGTATGGTTTAAGTTTTTCCGAGGCGCTGGATATTTACACCATGCTGACCATCGGTGATGGCCTGGTTGCGCAAATCCCAGCGTTATTGATCTCTATCGGAGCGGGTTTTGTCGTTACTCGTGTCAATGACGATAACAAAAACCTCGGTGCGAGCATTGTCCTGCAATTGTTCAGCAACACTTTTGTCATGGGTGGAGCCTGCGTGATGATTTTTATCGTCGGTTTGCTTCCCGGCTTCCCATTGGTTGTTTTTGGGTCACTGGCTGCGATGCTGGGCCTGATCATGCTGATAAAGCGTGACGGTAAATTCAAATCACAGCTGGTCACCGGTCTGCAACGGGCCGGACTGATGCGCACCGATGAGGAGATAAAGGCAGAAAAAGAAGCCCAGGAAAAAACTGAAGAACAGGCCGAAGGGCAGCTGTTTCCGGAAACCATTCCCGTCATGCTGGTGATGGCACAACAAACTTACCAGTGGCTAAATCAACCGGAACATATGGCATGGTTCCGTCAGGCATTTTTCCTTGAATTTGGCATTCCATTACCGCGCACCGAATTGCTGGCGAAAGAGGGTGTGGTTGAAGGAACTGTAAAGTTATTGATTCACGAGATCGATGTCGATCATGTACAGGTACTGCAGGGTCAGCACCGTATTTTATCTATCGAACAGCTTCCGTTACTGGAGTCGCTGGAAATTCCAGCCACTCGTCTGGAGCGTACTCCCCCGCAATTCTGGTGCCACGAAGAACACGCCAGTCAGTTAGCACAACTGAATATCCAGACGCGAAACTCCCGGGAAGAGATATATCGCTTAATGTCGCGTGGATTGAGTCGGTTAGTGAACGAGTATTTCGGCATTCAGGACACCAAAGAAATGCTGGACAAAATAGACAGCAAAGCTCCTGAACTCATGAAAGAAGTCTATAGAAATGCCACTGTTCAGAGAATTTCAGAAATTTTTCAACGTTTAATCAGTGAAGGAATCTCACTCAGGAATAATAAGATAATTCTCGAAACCATTGCACAGCATGCGGGAAAGGAAAAAGACAACCTGGCTCTGACTGAGTTGGTACGTGGCCGTCTCGCCCGTTACATCTCAAACAAATATCAGCATCGGGGTCTCATTCGTTGCGTAATGATGACTCAGGGAGTGGAAGAAGAAATCCGACGAAACATCAAAACCAGTGGTTCGGGCACTTCATTCAACATGGAACCGGGACAAATGGAGGAGATTTTTTCGCTGTTTTCAAGTGCCATTGCTGAGACCGCTTTTGCCGCTGATGAGTTGGTCATTATGTGCAGCATGGATATACGTCGTTTTGTGAAGAAGCTGTTGGAAAATAAGTTTACCGATCTCGATGTACTGTCGTGGCAGGAGATTTCTGATCACAGCCAGTTGCAAATCTTAGCCACGGTTTAA
- a CDS encoding HrpJ domain-containing protein — MSTPIQNMPGPNPVTNERPEGREIARDKIVVESIYPNYFELVGMSDDLSMQMPLLKLLAAHKTAPQEMNSKVELDIEGNASSLVQEVLPVTRASDLLLMLRQRFSDITDIWLVLQAMIKNYSYWKLDRLLLQETMDLLEAESDEAERQAMWAGVNTNALTQQYARMTNFTSRQLRRWYRVWLAWDIEDEDGFFWAMTEEVEPDSLGTLFHYITRALRHDINALRPSTQPDRLSMLLNKISAMTRFTTLVQRICGLCPIGQPGAEQPDSPLAGSVAHFLRTILVEPVVFLPQWIKLRDHESLADFAHQVRFLRELRKVLVELPDLFFKEQSDRARLDAKVVQELSERWQGQDTGQHDVGC; from the coding sequence ATGAGTACTCCGATTCAAAATATGCCCGGACCCAATCCGGTTACCAATGAGCGTCCCGAAGGCCGTGAGATCGCCCGGGATAAAATTGTCGTGGAGTCCATCTATCCGAATTATTTCGAACTGGTAGGTATGAGCGATGATTTGAGCATGCAAATGCCGCTATTGAAATTGCTGGCAGCGCATAAAACAGCACCACAGGAAATGAATTCTAAGGTGGAGCTGGATATTGAAGGAAATGCTTCTTCACTGGTCCAGGAAGTACTTCCGGTGACGCGCGCCAGTGATCTCTTACTCATGCTACGCCAACGCTTTAGCGACATAACGGATATCTGGTTAGTTTTACAGGCGATGATCAAAAACTACAGCTACTGGAAGCTGGATCGCTTGTTGCTACAGGAAACCATGGATTTACTGGAAGCTGAGTCCGATGAAGCTGAGCGGCAGGCGATGTGGGCAGGGGTGAATACAAATGCCCTGACGCAACAGTATGCCCGCATGACGAATTTCACCTCACGTCAGTTGAGGCGCTGGTATCGGGTGTGGTTAGCCTGGGATATCGAAGATGAGGATGGATTTTTCTGGGCGATGACGGAGGAAGTCGAACCAGACAGCCTGGGGACGCTTTTCCACTACATAACTCGCGCATTACGCCACGATATTAATGCGTTGCGCCCCAGCACCCAGCCGGACCGCCTGAGCATGTTATTGAATAAAATCTCGGCGATGACAAGATTTACGACCCTGGTTCAGCGTATCTGTGGGTTGTGCCCGATTGGGCAACCGGGCGCAGAACAGCCTGATTCCCCTCTGGCTGGCTCGGTTGCTCACTTTCTCCGTACCATCCTGGTGGAGCCGGTCGTCTTTTTACCTCAATGGATTAAGTTACGTGACCACGAATCACTGGCTGATTTTGCGCATCAGGTGCGTTTTCTGCGTGAGTTGCGCAAGGTGCTGGTGGAACTCCCGGACCTGTTCTTCAAAGAACAGAGTGATCGTGCACGGCTTGACGCAAAGGTGGTTCAGGAACTGAGTGAACGTTGGCAGGGACAGGATACAGGGCAACATGATGTGGGATGCTGA
- the sctC gene encoding type III secretion system outer membrane ring subunit SctC, translating into MLTLQKQPATVYFQALSALMERPIILSPASKKLEISGQFDLTDPKEALKDFSRDMGLIWYFDGQAIYVYRQDELASSLIRLEQLSVDALVRALREAGLYDEQYPLKARPDAHSFYLSGPPKYVQLVTQTAALLDKQQQLAQVEHTGANASVAVVSVRYRPIFARQLTLRGEKITEPGLIDTLRALWQGADRLTLAIPRDARQGDRAVLPPPVVDDTLPPATEGESLALDSPQSTGQQLWVLGDSDTNSIILRGDPAQIRDARFLIQQLDNPRQQVQLSLQIIDVKESEVQQLGIDWSGSFTRGGLIGQINPVESAQTLVQTTSILARIHALTEQSKARIISRPMVLTQDNVTAYFDNNHSFYIKLEAERFVDLKTITYGTLISVTPRIITSAGQPPKVEMQLTVEDGSSDAPANSTNQITSQTRIETVARVPSGDSLLIGGYTRSERTEDQNSIPLLSRIPLLGSLFRYEIPRRTNVVRLFLIEPRVLNEPDSSVTRLDEWLKRTRQETSRSLP; encoded by the coding sequence GTGCTGACGTTGCAAAAACAACCTGCCACAGTCTATTTCCAGGCGCTGTCGGCATTAATGGAACGCCCGATCATACTCAGTCCTGCCAGTAAAAAACTGGAAATTTCCGGTCAGTTTGATCTGACAGATCCCAAAGAGGCATTGAAGGACTTCAGTCGTGATATGGGGTTGATTTGGTATTTTGATGGCCAGGCTATCTATGTTTATCGCCAGGATGAATTGGCCAGTTCGCTGATACGACTTGAGCAACTCAGCGTCGACGCGCTCGTGCGCGCGCTGCGTGAGGCAGGGCTTTATGATGAACAGTATCCTTTAAAAGCCCGTCCGGATGCGCACTCTTTTTATCTATCCGGACCACCTAAGTACGTACAATTAGTGACCCAGACCGCCGCACTACTGGATAAGCAACAGCAACTGGCACAGGTGGAGCATACGGGTGCGAATGCTTCAGTCGCCGTAGTCAGCGTTCGTTATCGACCCATTTTTGCCCGTCAGCTGACCCTCCGAGGTGAAAAAATCACCGAGCCCGGTTTGATTGATACCTTGCGCGCGCTATGGCAGGGTGCTGACAGGTTAACTCTGGCCATTCCACGTGATGCCAGACAAGGGGATAGGGCAGTATTGCCCCCGCCAGTGGTTGACGACACGCTTCCTCCCGCGACAGAAGGGGAATCGCTGGCGCTGGATTCTCCGCAATCTACAGGCCAGCAACTCTGGGTTCTGGGCGATAGCGACACCAACAGCATCATTTTACGTGGTGACCCGGCACAAATACGCGATGCCCGCTTTCTGATTCAGCAACTGGACAATCCGCGCCAGCAAGTTCAGCTCAGCCTGCAAATCATTGATGTCAAAGAGAGTGAAGTGCAACAGCTGGGGATTGACTGGTCCGGGAGCTTCACACGTGGTGGCCTCATCGGCCAGATCAATCCAGTCGAAAGTGCACAAACCCTGGTGCAAACCACCTCGATCCTCGCGCGGATACATGCGTTAACTGAACAATCCAAAGCGCGCATCATTTCGCGACCGATGGTGCTGACGCAGGATAACGTCACGGCGTATTTTGATAATAATCATTCCTTTTATATCAAGCTGGAAGCGGAACGATTTGTTGATCTGAAAACCATCACTTACGGCACGTTGATTTCCGTGACACCCCGAATTATCACGTCGGCAGGTCAGCCACCTAAGGTAGAGATGCAGTTAACGGTTGAAGATGGCAGCAGTGATGCGCCTGCTAACTCGACAAATCAGATCACCAGCCAGACACGCATTGAGACCGTAGCACGAGTGCCCTCGGGAGACAGCCTGCTAATTGGGGGTTATACCCGTAGTGAGCGCACCGAAGATCAAAATAGTATCCCGTTGTTGAGCCGCATTCCGCTGCTAGGCAGCCTGTTTCGCTATGAAATACCCCGCCGTACCAATGTGGTCAGGCTATTCCTTATTGAACCCCGCGTGCTGAATGAACCTGACAGCTCCGTTACCCGTCTGGATGAATGGTTGAAGCGTACACGTCAGGAAACTTCACGGAGTCTGCCATGA
- a CDS encoding PrgH/EprH family type III secretion apparatus protein codes for MFSLKILNGPLSGFDMMLNSGLWHLYIYNQNNEPEQIRVANNVKVASDNVIFIPVYGDENTRHMQLQLGESVQECRYGWQDEPASFQTLTPQQKTDFGGLSFALKTQHEHWEIMNDSIALPVLQPAEPSDAPLIRPCRRFPWRVAFLLCGLMILVVTTAYHYFVAPTSEAAPQVATSFRLTQEVRGQMEKRLSEAGILWLSLSQNEQHKLVLRLLTDGQQDGVKRATQLFQHNFPEAGTVVIHSHTLQEMQRELQLLFAQTGIQYYQETTAEGIYVAVRQALTPEALDFLNQRLMGFYQRWGQQRVHVSIQLPDTSTAPRAVLQRGQDDLIWDRKNHIFRPVMKQTL; via the coding sequence ATGTTTTCACTAAAAATCTTAAATGGTCCATTGAGTGGTTTTGACATGATGTTAAACAGTGGATTATGGCATCTGTACATTTACAACCAAAATAATGAACCAGAGCAAATTCGAGTTGCCAATAACGTAAAGGTCGCGAGCGATAATGTTATTTTCATCCCTGTTTATGGGGATGAGAATACAAGACATATGCAATTGCAACTGGGTGAAAGCGTACAGGAATGTCGTTATGGCTGGCAGGACGAGCCAGCATCATTTCAAACTCTCACACCACAACAAAAAACTGACTTTGGCGGGTTAAGTTTTGCACTGAAAACCCAGCATGAACACTGGGAGATAATGAATGACAGCATAGCACTTCCTGTCCTACAACCAGCAGAACCGTCAGACGCTCCCCTTATACGTCCTTGCAGAAGGTTCCCATGGCGAGTTGCTTTTCTGCTGTGCGGGCTGATGATACTGGTTGTTACCACCGCATATCATTATTTCGTCGCTCCCACATCTGAGGCTGCACCCCAGGTTGCCACAAGCTTTCGATTAACTCAGGAGGTGCGGGGGCAGATGGAAAAACGCCTGTCTGAGGCGGGTATTCTGTGGCTCTCCCTGAGCCAAAATGAGCAACACAAACTGGTGCTACGCCTGCTGACCGATGGACAGCAGGATGGTGTAAAGCGCGCAACCCAGTTGTTTCAGCACAATTTTCCCGAGGCTGGCACAGTAGTCATCCACTCACATACGTTGCAGGAAATGCAGCGGGAGCTCCAGTTGCTGTTTGCCCAGACCGGAATTCAGTATTACCAGGAAACCACTGCGGAAGGGATTTATGTGGCCGTGCGACAAGCGCTCACCCCAGAAGCACTCGACTTTCTTAATCAGCGATTAATGGGTTTCTATCAACGCTGGGGACAGCAGCGTGTTCATGTTTCCATCCAGTTACCTGATACCAGCACCGCACCACGGGCCGTCTTGCAACGTGGTCAGGACGACCTGATCTGGGATCGGAAAAATCACATCTTCCGTCCTGTAATGAAGCAAACCCTGTAA